The proteins below come from a single Hydrotalea sp. genomic window:
- the rplJ gene encoding 50S ribosomal protein L10 — translation MDRQGKEVVVSALKSELQKAALVVVSHQSGLDAAQSRALRNTARANKAGIKVLKNTLAKLALQGGDFDYLQNTMKGPTVITWSTDPVAAAKVIGDMAKTTDKIKIIAGGAPKKEMALADVMVLSTLPSMDALRGKLVGVLYAPGAKLARVMALRSAQAA, via the coding sequence ATGGATAGACAAGGTAAAGAAGTGGTGGTTAGCGCGCTGAAAAGCGAATTGCAAAAGGCCGCGTTGGTGGTGGTAAGCCATCAATCGGGGCTCGACGCCGCTCAATCACGCGCCCTGCGCAACACCGCGCGCGCCAATAAGGCAGGTATAAAGGTGTTGAAAAACACCCTTGCCAAATTGGCATTGCAAGGTGGCGATTTCGACTACTTGCAAAACACCATGAAGGGTCCAACCGTGATTACTTGGTCGACCGACCCGGTGGCCGCGGCGAAGGTGATTGGCGACATGGCAAAAACCACCGATAAGATAAAAATTATCGCTGGCGGCGCGCCCAAAAAAGAAATGGCGTTGGCCGATGTTATGGTGCTGTCGACCTTGCCCTCGATGGATGCCCTGCGTGGCAAATTGGTTGGGGTGCTTTATGCCCCCGGTGCCAAATTGGCGCGTGTCATGGCATTGCGGAGTGCGCAAGCGGCGTAA